In Sulfitobacter sp. LCG007, the sequence AAGGGCGGCTGGGTGACGATCAAGGATGCGGTGAAGAAACCGTTCCCCGAGAACGCGATCCTGCCGGCGGCCCTGAAATCGGCAGCCGAGGAAGCCCGGAAGGCAGCGGAAGAAGCCGCAGCGGCAGCCGCCGCCGAGGCGGAAGCCGAAGCAAAACGCCTCGCCGAGGAACAGGCGGCGGCCGAGGAGGCAGCCCTGAAAGCTGCCGAGGCGGAGATTGCCGCAGACAAGGACGGCGGCGCGGCGCAAGGTGAATCCGGGGCCGAACCCGAGAAGAAGGAAGGCGAGGAATGAAACTCGACGTCATCAATCTCGACGGCGGCAAGGCCGGGTCGGTAGACCTGGACGAGGCACTCTTCGGCCTCGAGCCGCGCGCCGACATCCTGCACCGCGTCGTGCGCTGGCAGCGCAACAACGCGCAGCAGGGCACCCACAAGGTCAAGACCCGGTCCGAGACAAGCTACTCGACCAAGAAGATCTATCGCCAGAAAGGCACCGGCGGCGCACGCCACGGTGACCGCAACGCGCCGATCTTCCGCAAGGGTGGTATCTACAAGGGTCCGACCCCGCGCAGCCACGGTCACGAGCTGACCAAGAAGTTCCGCAAGCTGGGTCTGCGTCATGCGCTTTCGGCGAAGGCCAAGGCGGGTGAACTGGTCATCATCGAGTCCGCTGCGGCGGAGGGCAAGACCTCGGTTCTGGCCAAGCAGCTCAAGAACCTCGGCTGGAAGCGCGCGCTGATCATCGACGGAGCCTCCGTCGACGAAAAGTTCGCAATGGCCGCGCGCAACATCGCCGACCTGGACATCCTGCCGTCGATGGGCGCGAACGTTTACGACATCCTCAAGCGTGACACCCTGGTGATCACCAAGGCGGGGATCGAAGCACTGGAGGCTCGTCTGAAATGAGCGCGAAGGCAGAACATTACGACGTGATCCGCAAGCCGATCATCACCGAGAAGGCGACGATGGCGTCCGAGAAGAACGCCGTGGTCTTCGAGGTGGCGATCGACGCTGCCAAGCCGCAGATCAAGGATGCCATCGAGGCGCTTTTCGGTGTCAAGGTGAAGGCGGTCAACACCTCCATCACCAAGGGCAAGGTCAAGCGGTTCCGCGGCCAGCTCGGCAAGCGGAAGGACGTCAAGAAGGCCTATGTGACCCTCGAAGAGGGCAACACGATCGATGTGACCACCGGTCTCTGACCTTCGTTTCATCCCGAGTCCGACCCCGGCCATCCAGGTGGCCGGGGTTTTTCGTTTTTAGGGGGCAGATGCTCAGGAAACGGGCGGACGCCGCGCTGCCCGTCCGAAAATTCACGAAATGCGTGTGAAAACTGCCATCTTACAACGCTCGTTACAACGCTGGGTTGGTTTCGTGGCTCGTGGGACCGGCCTTTCCGGCCCTCTTGCACACGTTCCGGTCATTCACCGGCATTGTCATTGGAGCATTCATGATGCGCAGATTTTCCACGATACTCATCGCACTTGCCCTGTCCGCCAGCCCCGGCGTCGCGGCTCCCGTCATTTTTTCGGATGCCGGGCCCCGGGCGGCGGACATTCAGGACACGGTTGACGCGTTCCGCGCCGAATTCTCGGCGCTGAACACGAATACGCCGACAAACGAAGATCCTGATGGCAGGCGGGAGATCAACTGGGATGGCGTCCCGGACAGCCTGTCCGATCCGAATGACTTCCCGGGCGATTTCTTCAACGGCAGCACGCCGGGCCGGGCGCGGGGGATCGAGTTCGTCGCGACGGGTGACACGGAGGGGTTCGAGGTGTCCTCCTCATCCGCTTCCGGTGTTCCGATCCTCTTTGACGAACCTGACGAGTATTCCTTCTTCTCGCCAGAAAAGATCTTCCGGCCGGATGACGGCGCAACCTTCGACATCCTTTTCTTCGACCCGACCGACCAGAAGACCGCCGCCACGACGCGCGGATTCGGGGCGGTATTTACCGGCCTGGAACTGATCGACCAGGTGATCCTGTCGTTCTATGACATCAAGGGCGATCTGCTCGCCAAGGAGGGCGTGCTTCCCAGCGGGCTGACGAACCTGTCGTTCCTCGGTGTGGTATTCGACGACCCGCTGGTGGCGCGCGTTTCGGTCGGAACCGGGCTTGCTTATGTCGAGGACGAGCCGGTGATGGATGACTTCCTCTATGGAGAACCGGTGCCGGTCAGCCCGGTGCCGCTGCCGGCGGGGCTTCTGCTGGGCCTGACGTCGATGGCGGCGCTTGCGGGGGTCAGGCGTCAGAGGCCTGCGCGCTGAGGCCGGGAGGGCTCCGGCGGCGTTCGAGGCGCTTGCGGTGAAAGCGGCTCCGGGCAGATGTCGGCCGGAACCGCTTGACCTCACGCGATCCCTCAACTAGACGAACCCATCCGCGCGGCCCCGGATTCGTCCGGGGCTTCGCTTTTGCCGGTAGGGTGCGGCATGCCGCACCTTACGGGTCACCACCCGGGCACCTACGGGGGCCTAAAACCACATAGGCGGGATCGTGGGGCATTCCCCGTGATAGCCGCTGCACAGCAAAACGGAAGACAGACAACATGGCACTCAAGTCGTACAAACCGACGACGCCGGGCCAGCGTGGGCTGGTGCTGATCGACCGTTCGGAGCTCTGGAAAGGCCGCCCGGTCAAGTCCCTCACAGAGGGTCTGACCAAGTCGGGCGGACGGAACAACACCGGACGGATCACGATGCGCCGCACAGGCGGCGGGGCCAAGCGCCTCTACCGGATCGTCGATTTCAAACGCAACAAGCTCGATGTGGCGGCAACCGTCGAACGCATCGAATATGACCCGAACCGCACGGCCTTCATCGCGCTGGTGCGCTATGCAGACGGCGAGCAGGCCTATATCCTGGCCCCGCAGCGTCTCGCCATCGGGGATCAGGTGGTGGCCTCCGCGAAGGCCGACATCAAGCCGGGCAACGCGATGCCTTTCTCGGGCATGCCGATCGGCACGATCGTCCACAACATCGAGATGAAGCCCGGCAAGGGCGGTCAGATCGCGCGCGCCGCGGGCACCTACGCGCAATTCGTTGGCCGGGACGGGGGCTACGCCCAGATCCGTCTCAGCTCGGGCGAATTGCGCATGGTGCGTCAGGAATGCATGGCCACCGTCGGTGCCGTGTCGAACCCCGACAACAGCAACCAGAACTACGGCAAGGCCGGCCGCATGCGTCACAAGGGCATCCGTCCCTCCGTGCGCGGTGTGGTCATGAACCCGATCGACCACCCGCACGGCGGTGGTGAAGGCCGGACCTCCGGTGGCCGCCACCCGGTCACGCCCTGGGGCAAGCCGACAAAGGGTGCCAAGACCCGCAACAGAAACAAGGCGTCCAGCAAGCTCATCCTGCGCTCGCGTCACGCCAAGAAGAAAGGGCGCTGATAGATGGCTCGCTCTGTTTGGAAGGGTCCGTTCGTCGACAGCTATGTCTTGAAAAAGGCCGAAGCGTCGCGTGAATCGGGCCGCAACGAAGTGATCAAGATCTGGTCGCGTCGCTCGACGATCCTGCCCCAGTTCGTGGGTCTCACATTCGGCGTCTACAATGGCCACAAGCATATCCCGGTCAACGTTTCCGAGGAGATGATCGGCCAGAAGTTCGGTGAATACTCGCCGACCCGTACCTACTACGGGCATGCCGCCGACAAGAAAGCGAAGCGGAAATAAGCCATGAGCAAGGACAAGAACCCCCGCCGCGTGGCCGACAACGAAGCAATGGCGAAACTGCGCATGCTTCGTACCTCGCCGCAGAAGCTGAACCTGGTAGCCGCCCTGATCCGCGGCAAGAAGGTCGACAGGGCCCTGACGGACCTGACCTTCTCGAAGAAGCGGATCGCGCTCGACGTGAAGAAATGCCTTCAGTCGGCGATCGCGAATGCCGAGAACAACCATAACCTCGACGTGGATGAACTGATCGTCGCCGAAGCCTATGTCGGCAAGAACATGACCATGAAGCGTGGACGTCCGCGCGCGCGTGGCCGGTTCGGACGGATCATGAAGCCGTTCTCCGAGATCACCATCAAGGTGCGTCAGGTCGAGGAAGCCGCAGGGGAGCAAGCCTGATGGGTAACAAAGTCAATCCGATCGGGATGCGTCTCCAGGTCAACCGTACCTGGGACAGCCGCTGGTACGCCGACACCAAGGAATACGGTGATCTGCTGCTCGAGGATCTCGCCATCCGCGAGTTCATCAAGAAAGAGTGCAAGCAGGCCGGCGTGGCGCGCATCATCATCGAGCGTCCGCACAAGAAGTGCCGCGTGACCATTCACACGGCGCGACCGGGCGTCATCATTGGCAAGAAGGGTGCGGACATCGAAGGTCTTCGCCAGAAGATCGCCAAGATGACCAAGTCCGAGCTGCATCTCAACATCGTCGAGGTGCGCAAGCCGGAACTGGACGCGCAGCTGGTCGGCGAGAACATCGCCCAGCAGCTCGAACATCGTGTGTCCTTCCGTCGCGCGATGAAGCGCGCGGTGCAGAACGCCATGCGCATGGGCGCCCTGGGCATCCGGGTCAACGTCGCGGGCCGCCTTGGCGGCGCCGAGATCGCCCGGACCGAGTGGTACCGCGAAGGTCGCGTGCCGCTTCACACCCTGCGCGCCGACATCGACTACGCGCATGTGGAGGCCACCACGGCCTATGGCATCATCGGGATCAAGACCTGGATCTTCAAAGGCGAGATCCTCGAGCATGATCCTTCCGCTCGTGACCGCAAGACTCAGGAGCTTCAGGACGGCCCGGCACCTCGTGGTGCTGGCGGCGGCCGGCGCTGAGGAGGAATGACAGATGCTTCAACCTAAACGCACAAAGTTCCGCAAGCAGCACAAGGGCCGGATCCATGGCGAAGCCAAGGGCGGCTCCGACCTGAACTTCGGCACCTTCGGCCTCAAGGCGACCCAGCCCGAGCGCGTCACGGCCCGTCAGATCGAGGCGGCTCGCCGCGCGATGACGCGCCACATGAAACGCCAGGGCCGTGTCTGGATCCGGATCTTCCCGGACGTGCCGGTCACCTCCAAGCCTACCGAAGTCCGGATGGGTAAGGGTAAGGGCTCGGTCGATTTCTGGGCCGCCCGGATCAAGCCCGGCCGGATCATGTTCGAGCTCGACGGCGTCACCGAGGAAGTCGCTCGCGAGGCACTGCGCCTCGCCGCGATGAAACTGCCGATCAAGACGCGCATCGTCCACCGCGAAGACTGGTGACGGTCGTGCGCTTGCGCCCGACCAGTGCGGTGTAGCGGATTTCGAAGAAATCTGCGGGCCGTAAACCTTTAGAAAACTGAGAGCCCCCGCCGAGAGATCGGCGGGGGTTTTGCCTTTGACTCACGGGACCGGGAACGGAAAGGGGTTGCCCTCGGGCGCGGGCGTACGATGTATGCTGTACAACCGTCAAACGCCCAGGGAGGCCCCCATGAAGACACTCGCACTTGCCGCCATCTCCGCCATTGCACTCGGAAGCGCGCTGCACGCCTCCGAGGCAAGCAGTTCGATCACCGGCCAGGATGGCACGGATTTCGGTATGGTTACCGCCGCGGATACCGCGTCCGGCATGGTTCTGGTCACGCTGGATCTGCAAGGTCTGCCTGAAGGCACACATGCGATCCACATCCACGAGACGGGTGATTGTTCAGGCGACTTCTCCGGGGCGGGAGGGCATCTGGCGGGTGGGGCGGCACATGGCGTGATGGATGCCGACGGGCCGCACCCCGGTGACATGCCAAACCTCGTCGTGGGTCCGGATGGCGCTTGGAAGGGTGAAGTATTCCTTGCGGAACTGAGCGTAGAAGACATGATGATGGATGCGGACGGCTCTGCCCTGATCATTCATGAAGGGGCGGATGACTACACAAGCCAGCCATCCGGCTCCGCGGGCGACAGGCTTGCCTGCGGTGTATTCGAGCCCGCCGGCAACTAGACTCGCACGCTGCCTCGCAGAGCAAGCCGCAAGCGGGTTCGACTCCGGCCCTGGTGCAGGGCGTCGGTTCGCGCGGCGCCCCGTGCTGGATCCGGATTAAGGCCTTGCCAACTTCCTTCATCCCGCCTATAGCGGCCCCTCATCATGGACTCCACCGGAATCAGGGTGACCCTTCCAGAGGGGCCAGCCGGTGATGTTGAAAGGAAGAAGGGCGATGAACGCCAAGGAACTGCATGACAAGACGCCTGACCAGCTTCGCGAAGAGCTGACCCGGCTGAAGAAGGAAAGCTTCAACCTCCGTTTCCAGCAGGCTACCGGCCAGCTCGAGAACGCGGCGCGAATCCGCAACGTGCGTCGTGACGCCGCCCGCGTGAAGACCGTGCTGAACCAGAAAGCCGCGCAAGCGGCGGCAGAATAAGGGAGCCTGAGAGCAATGCCCAAACGTATCCTCCAAGGCACCGTGACCTCGAACGCGAACGAGCAGACGATCACCGTTTCCGTAGAGCGTCGTTTCAAGCACCCCGTTCTGAAGAAGACCATTCGCCGGTCCAAGAAGTATCGCGCGCATGACGAGAACAACACCTACAACGTGGGTGATGTGGTTCGCATCATCGAATGCGCGCCGCGGTCCAAGACCAAACGCTGGGAAGTTCTCGAGTCCGCCGAGGCCTGAGCACTTTCCGAATAATCGAAACCCTGGGGACAAGGCCGCATCAGCCCCCCAAAGGTCGGGAGAAACCAAATGATCCAGATGCAGACCAATCTGGATGTTGCTGACAACTCCGGCGCTCGCCGAGTTCAGTGCATCAAGGTTCTGGGTGGTTCCAAGCGCAAGTACGCGTCCGTGGGCGACATCATCGTCGTCTCGGTCAAGGAAGCCATCCCGCGCGGTCGCGTGAAGAAGGGCGATGTCCGTAAGGCCGTCGTCGTGCGCACCGCCAAGGAAGTCCGTCGCGAAGACGGCACCGCGATCCGCTTCGATCGCAACGCAGCCGTCATCCTCAACAACAACAACGAGCCGGTCGGCACCCGCATCTTCGGGCCGGTCGTTCGTGAGCTGCGCGCCAAGAACTTCATGAAGATCATCTCGCTCGCTCCGGAGGTGCTGTAACCATGGCCGCAAAACTCCGCAAAGGTGACAAGGTCATCGTGCTGACCGGCAAGGACAAGGGCCGCACCGGCACCATTTCCTCCGTCGATCCGAAGGCCGGAAAGGCCGTCGTCGACGGCGTGAACATGGCCATCCGCGCCACCCGCCAGAGCCAGTCGAGCCAGGGCGGCCGCATCCCCAAGGCGATGCCGATCGACCTGAGCAATCTCTCCATCGTGGACGCGAACGGCAAGGCCAGCCGCGTCGGCTTCAAGATGGATGGCGACAAGAAGGTTCGCTTCGCCAAGACCACGGGGGACGTGATCGATGCTTGATACCGCAAACTATACGCCCCGCCTGAAGGCCGAGTACAAGGACAAGATCCGTGCCGCGCTGAAGGAAGAGTTCGGCTACAAGAACGACATGATGATCCCGCGCCTGGACAAGATCGTCCTGAATATCGGCTGCGGTGCTGAAGCTGTCCGTGACAGCAAGAAGGCCAAGTCGGCCCAGGAAGACCTGACGGCCATCGCAGGCCAGAAGGCTCTTACCACGATCGCCAAGAAGTCCATCGCGGGCTTCCGGGTCCGTGACGGCATGCCGCTCGGTGCAAAGGTGACCCTGCGCGGCGACCGCATGTACGAATTCCTCGACCGCCTGATCACGATCGCCCTGCCGCGCGTACGCGACTTCCGCGGCGTCTCCGGCAAGAGCTTCGACGGACGTGGCAACTATGCCATGGGCCTGAAGGAGCACCTCGTGTTCCCCGAGATCAACTTCGACAAGATCGACGAGAACTGGGGAATGGACATCGTGATCGCCACCACGGCGAAAACCGACGCGGAAGCCAAGGCGCTGTTGAAGCATTTCAACATGCCCTTCAACTCGTAAGCGCGGGAAGGATCAGAAGACATGGCTAAGAAATCTATGATCGAACGCGAGAAGAAGCGCGAAGCTCTGGTGGCCAAATATGCCGCCAAGCGTGCGTCGCTGAAGGCTATCGTGGACGACGAAAGCAAACCGATGGAAGAGCGCTTCCGCGCGACCCTGAAACTGGCCAAGCTGCCGCGCAACAGCTCGCCTGTGCGTCTGCACAACCGCTGCCAGCTGACGGGCCGTCCGCATGCGTACTATCGCAAACTGAAAATCTCGCGGATCGCGCTCCGGGATCTCGGCTCCAAGGGCCAGATCCCCGGCATGGTCAAGTCGAGCTGGTAAGGAGGGCATGACATGAACGATCCTATCGCCGATATGCTCACCCGGATCCGGAACTCGTCCATGCGTGGCAAGTCCACCGTGATCACGCCGGCATCCAAGCTGCGTGTCTGGGTTCTCGATGTGCTGGCCGACGAAGGCTACATCCGCGGCTACGAAAAGGTCACCGGGCCGGACGGACACCCCGCCATCGAGATCTCGCTCAAGTACTATGAGGGCGAACCGGTCATCCGCGAACTCAAGCGGGTCTCCAAGCCGGGCCGTCGCGTCTATATGGCCGTCAAGGACATTCCCTCGGTCCGTCAGGGCCTGGGCGTGTCGATTGTCTCCACGCCGAAAGGCGTCATGTCGGATGCACATGCACGCGCTGCCAATGTTGGCGGCGAAGTGCTCTGCACCGTGTTCTGAGGAGGTACCGATGTCTCGTATTGGCAAGAAACCGGTCGAGCTGCCTTCGGGTGTCTCCGCGAACGTGTCCGGTCAGACCATCGAAGTGAAGGGTCCCAAGGGAACCCGCAGCTTCAAGGCCACCGACGACGTGACCCTCAAGGTCGAGGACAATGTCGTGACCGTAACGCCGCGCGGCTCGTCCAAGCGGGCGCGTCAGCAGTGGGGCATGAGCCGCACGATGGTCGCGAACCTCGTCACCGGCGTGACCGAAGGCTTCAAGCGCGAGCTCGAGATCCAGGGTGTCGGCTATCGTGCCGCCGTCCAGGGCAAGGTGCTCAAGCTGAACCTCGGCTATTCGCATGACGTGGACTTCGAAGCGCCCGAGGGCGTGACGGTGACCGCCCCCAAGCAGACCGAGATCGTGGTCGAGGGTACCGACGAACAGCTCGTCGGTCAGGTCGCTGCGAACATCCGCGGCTGGCGCGCGCCGGAGCCCTACAAGGGCAAGGGCATTCGCTACAAGGGCGAATACATCTTCCGCAAGGAAGGCAAGAAGAAGTAAGGACGCAAAAAATGGCAAACAGCAAA encodes:
- the rplD gene encoding 50S ribosomal protein L4, producing MKLDVINLDGGKAGSVDLDEALFGLEPRADILHRVVRWQRNNAQQGTHKVKTRSETSYSTKKIYRQKGTGGARHGDRNAPIFRKGGIYKGPTPRSHGHELTKKFRKLGLRHALSAKAKAGELVIIESAAAEGKTSVLAKQLKNLGWKRALIIDGASVDEKFAMAARNIADLDILPSMGANVYDILKRDTLVITKAGIEALEARLK
- a CDS encoding 50S ribosomal protein L23, which produces MSAKAEHYDVIRKPIITEKATMASEKNAVVFEVAIDAAKPQIKDAIEALFGVKVKAVNTSITKGKVKRFRGQLGKRKDVKKAYVTLEEGNTIDVTTGL
- the rplB gene encoding 50S ribosomal protein L2; the protein is MALKSYKPTTPGQRGLVLIDRSELWKGRPVKSLTEGLTKSGGRNNTGRITMRRTGGGAKRLYRIVDFKRNKLDVAATVERIEYDPNRTAFIALVRYADGEQAYILAPQRLAIGDQVVASAKADIKPGNAMPFSGMPIGTIVHNIEMKPGKGGQIARAAGTYAQFVGRDGGYAQIRLSSGELRMVRQECMATVGAVSNPDNSNQNYGKAGRMRHKGIRPSVRGVVMNPIDHPHGGGEGRTSGGRHPVTPWGKPTKGAKTRNRNKASSKLILRSRHAKKKGR
- the rpsS gene encoding 30S ribosomal protein S19; translated protein: MARSVWKGPFVDSYVLKKAEASRESGRNEVIKIWSRRSTILPQFVGLTFGVYNGHKHIPVNVSEEMIGQKFGEYSPTRTYYGHAADKKAKRK
- the rplV gene encoding 50S ribosomal protein L22, coding for MSKDKNPRRVADNEAMAKLRMLRTSPQKLNLVAALIRGKKVDRALTDLTFSKKRIALDVKKCLQSAIANAENNHNLDVDELIVAEAYVGKNMTMKRGRPRARGRFGRIMKPFSEITIKVRQVEEAAGEQA
- the rpsC gene encoding 30S ribosomal protein S3 gives rise to the protein MGNKVNPIGMRLQVNRTWDSRWYADTKEYGDLLLEDLAIREFIKKECKQAGVARIIIERPHKKCRVTIHTARPGVIIGKKGADIEGLRQKIAKMTKSELHLNIVEVRKPELDAQLVGENIAQQLEHRVSFRRAMKRAVQNAMRMGALGIRVNVAGRLGGAEIARTEWYREGRVPLHTLRADIDYAHVEATTAYGIIGIKTWIFKGEILEHDPSARDRKTQELQDGPAPRGAGGGRR
- the rplP gene encoding 50S ribosomal protein L16, which translates into the protein MLQPKRTKFRKQHKGRIHGEAKGGSDLNFGTFGLKATQPERVTARQIEAARRAMTRHMKRQGRVWIRIFPDVPVTSKPTEVRMGKGKGSVDFWAARIKPGRIMFELDGVTEEVAREALRLAAMKLPIKTRIVHREDW
- a CDS encoding superoxide dismutase family protein → MKTLALAAISAIALGSALHASEASSSITGQDGTDFGMVTAADTASGMVLVTLDLQGLPEGTHAIHIHETGDCSGDFSGAGGHLAGGAAHGVMDADGPHPGDMPNLVVGPDGAWKGEVFLAELSVEDMMMDADGSALIIHEGADDYTSQPSGSAGDRLACGVFEPAGN
- the rpmC gene encoding 50S ribosomal protein L29 — translated: MNAKELHDKTPDQLREELTRLKKESFNLRFQQATGQLENAARIRNVRRDAARVKTVLNQKAAQAAAE
- the rpsQ gene encoding 30S ribosomal protein S17; this encodes MPKRILQGTVTSNANEQTITVSVERRFKHPVLKKTIRRSKKYRAHDENNTYNVGDVVRIIECAPRSKTKRWEVLESAEA
- the rplN gene encoding 50S ribosomal protein L14; translated protein: MIQMQTNLDVADNSGARRVQCIKVLGGSKRKYASVGDIIVVSVKEAIPRGRVKKGDVRKAVVVRTAKEVRREDGTAIRFDRNAAVILNNNNEPVGTRIFGPVVRELRAKNFMKIISLAPEVL
- the rplX gene encoding 50S ribosomal protein L24, with amino-acid sequence MAAKLRKGDKVIVLTGKDKGRTGTISSVDPKAGKAVVDGVNMAIRATRQSQSSQGGRIPKAMPIDLSNLSIVDANGKASRVGFKMDGDKKVRFAKTTGDVIDA
- the rplE gene encoding 50S ribosomal protein L5; protein product: MLDTANYTPRLKAEYKDKIRAALKEEFGYKNDMMIPRLDKIVLNIGCGAEAVRDSKKAKSAQEDLTAIAGQKALTTIAKKSIAGFRVRDGMPLGAKVTLRGDRMYEFLDRLITIALPRVRDFRGVSGKSFDGRGNYAMGLKEHLVFPEINFDKIDENWGMDIVIATTAKTDAEAKALLKHFNMPFNS
- the rpsN gene encoding 30S ribosomal protein S14, with the protein product MAKKSMIEREKKREALVAKYAAKRASLKAIVDDESKPMEERFRATLKLAKLPRNSSPVRLHNRCQLTGRPHAYYRKLKISRIALRDLGSKGQIPGMVKSSW
- the rpsH gene encoding 30S ribosomal protein S8 produces the protein MNDPIADMLTRIRNSSMRGKSTVITPASKLRVWVLDVLADEGYIRGYEKVTGPDGHPAIEISLKYYEGEPVIRELKRVSKPGRRVYMAVKDIPSVRQGLGVSIVSTPKGVMSDAHARAANVGGEVLCTVF
- the rplF gene encoding 50S ribosomal protein L6 yields the protein MSRIGKKPVELPSGVSANVSGQTIEVKGPKGTRSFKATDDVTLKVEDNVVTVTPRGSSKRARQQWGMSRTMVANLVTGVTEGFKRELEIQGVGYRAAVQGKVLKLNLGYSHDVDFEAPEGVTVTAPKQTEIVVEGTDEQLVGQVAANIRGWRAPEPYKGKGIRYKGEYIFRKEGKKK